One genomic region from Rutidosis leptorrhynchoides isolate AG116_Rl617_1_P2 unplaced genomic scaffold, CSIRO_AGI_Rlap_v1 contig450, whole genome shotgun sequence encodes:
- the LOC139883794 gene encoding transcription factor MYB60-like — protein MGRPPCCDKIGIKKGPWTPEEDIILVSYIQQHGPGNWRSVPTNTGLLRCSKSCRLRWTNYLRPGIKRGNFTPQEEGMIIHLQALLGNKWAAIATYLPQRTDNDIKNYWNTHLKKKLSKFQSINLDPQNQLDSTTSHHSILSCDHESKSLDFSTPMPNHQSSTYASSTENISRLLQGWMKSSSPKSDDNNADNTSLRSYKQPKSEEEEEKRGGRADDQMISHEEFESILSFDHNLNNAGWDKSNNSTSLHAKDQQLNSAIEDKIFQVSAALERKQKSEGNAPFTFLEKLLLDDETTSHVEEMMELSSIF, from the exons ATGGGAAGACCTCCATGCTGTGACAAAATTGGGATAAAGAAAGGTCCATGGACACCTGAAGAAGACATCATCTTAGTTTCTTACATTCAACAACATGGTCCTGGTAATTGGAGATCTGTGCCTACAAATACTG GATTGTTAAGGTGCAGCAAAAGTTGTAGGCTTAGATGGACTAACTACCTAAGGCCAGGAATCAAGAGAGGAAACTTCACTCCTCAAGAAGAAGGAATGATAATTCACTTACAAGCCTTGTTGGGTAACAA ATGGGCAGCAATTGCTACATATCTTCCACAGAGAACAGATAATGACATTAAAAATTACTGGAATACACACTTGAAGAAGAAACTCAGCAAGTTTCAATCAATTAATTTGGACCCCCAAAATCAACTAGATTCAACCACCAGTCATCATTCTATACTATCATGTGATCATGAGTCGAAAAGCTTAGATTTCTCTACTCCAATGCCAAATCATCAGTCCTCTACTTATGCTTCGAGCACTGAAAACATTTCTCGTCTTCTTCAAGGAtggatgaaatcatcatcaccaaagtCTGATGATAATAATGCGGATAACACCTCTCTCCGTAGCTACAAACAGCCTAAATCGGAGGAGGAAGAGGAGAAGCGTGGAGGAAGAGCCGATGATCAGATGATTTCACATGAGGAATTTGAGTCAATTTTGTCATTTGATCATAATTTGAACAATGCGGGATGGGATAAGTCCAATAATTCTACTTCTTTGCACGCGAAAGATCAGCAGCTCAATTCCGCGATTGAAGACAAGATTTTTCAGGTTTCCGCGGCGCTGGAGAGGAAACAGAAGTCAGAAGGCAATGCTCCATTCACATTTCTTGAGAAGTTGTTGTTGGATGATGAAACAACTAGTCATGTGGAAGAGATGATGGAACTTTCTTCAATATTCTAG